In a genomic window of Halostella litorea:
- a CDS encoding SLC13 family permease, translating into MIHRHLSDVQQRVAKFCVACLGALLIGLAPSPSGLSVAGQYALATMFFAGFLWVTGALPLAVTALTIPVLLTGTGVYDDMDTALVGFSDHLIFLFMAGFMLANAIQKYDIDRRIALYTMAKLGSSPRRLIGAVMISTAGLSMWVSNTATAAMMTPIAVGVLSQVLSTGGTAAAGESTPGNAAAESVPDGGVVGGGDEFTNMQIGMLLGTAYAASIGGVGTIIGTPPNAVLVGQLNATLGYEIGFVDWLLIGFPVVVITLPIVWYLLTYVLYPPQVANVDDAQAQAQALLDEEDSLGTRGRRVAVIFGATAGLWVVGGLGTFVEPYLPDVWMTTLFGGSGATVFGLDGHQGLLYYVMVGVMAIPALVLADTMEWDELVDIDWGTLLLFGGGISLARGLADTGTTGWIADTVFGGLTGTPVVLVIAAVVLLVVFLTEMTSNTATTSVIVPILIGLGSVFAATLGLTEFKTAIFLSVAGTIAASFAFALPVATPPNAIVFGSGYIRQRHMLRTGVVLNVLMTAVLTGLIWVLFTFVWPHLLW; encoded by the coding sequence ATGATACACCGTCATTTGAGCGACGTACAGCAGCGAGTGGCGAAGTTCTGCGTCGCGTGTCTGGGGGCGTTGCTCATCGGGCTCGCGCCGTCCCCGTCGGGGCTCTCGGTGGCCGGCCAGTACGCGCTCGCGACCATGTTCTTCGCCGGGTTTCTCTGGGTGACCGGCGCGCTCCCGCTGGCCGTCACCGCGTTGACGATCCCGGTGTTACTCACCGGGACCGGCGTGTACGACGACATGGACACGGCGCTCGTCGGCTTCTCGGACCACCTCATCTTCCTGTTCATGGCGGGGTTCATGCTGGCAAACGCCATCCAGAAGTACGACATCGACCGGCGGATCGCGCTGTACACGATGGCGAAACTGGGCAGTTCGCCCCGCCGCCTGATCGGGGCCGTCATGATCTCCACCGCGGGGCTGTCGATGTGGGTCTCGAACACGGCGACGGCAGCGATGATGACGCCGATCGCCGTCGGCGTGCTCTCGCAGGTCCTCAGCACCGGCGGCACCGCGGCCGCCGGCGAGTCGACCCCGGGGAACGCGGCCGCCGAGTCGGTCCCGGACGGCGGGGTGGTCGGGGGCGGTGACGAGTTCACGAACATGCAGATCGGCATGCTGCTCGGGACGGCCTACGCCGCCAGCATCGGGGGCGTCGGGACGATAATCGGCACGCCGCCCAACGCCGTCCTCGTCGGACAGCTCAACGCGACGCTGGGGTACGAGATCGGGTTCGTCGACTGGCTGCTGATCGGGTTCCCGGTCGTCGTCATCACGCTCCCCATCGTCTGGTATCTCCTCACGTACGTCCTGTACCCGCCGCAGGTCGCGAACGTCGACGACGCACAGGCACAGGCGCAGGCGCTCCTCGACGAGGAGGACAGCCTCGGCACGCGGGGTCGGCGCGTCGCGGTCATCTTCGGGGCGACCGCCGGGCTCTGGGTGGTCGGCGGGCTCGGGACCTTCGTCGAGCCGTACCTCCCCGACGTGTGGATGACCACGCTGTTCGGCGGCAGCGGGGCGACCGTGTTCGGCCTCGACGGCCACCAGGGGCTGCTCTACTACGTGATGGTCGGGGTGATGGCGATCCCCGCGCTCGTCCTGGCCGACACCATGGAGTGGGACGAACTGGTCGACATCGACTGGGGGACGCTGCTGCTGTTCGGCGGCGGCATCTCCCTCGCGCGGGGGCTCGCGGACACCGGCACGACGGGGTGGATCGCGGACACGGTGTTCGGCGGCCTCACCGGGACGCCCGTGGTCCTCGTCATCGCCGCCGTTGTGTTGCTCGTCGTGTTCCTGACCGAGATGACGTCCAACACCGCGACGACGAGCGTCATCGTGCCGATCCTCATCGGGCTGGGCAGCGTCTTCGCGGCCACGCTCGGCCTCACCGAGTTCAAGACGGCCATCTTCCTCTCGGTCGCCGGGACGATCGCCGCGAGCTTCGCGTTCGCGCTCCCCGTCGCGACGCCGCCGAACGCGATCGTCTTCGGGAGCGGGTACATCCGGCAGCGGCACATGCTTCGCACCGGCGTCGTCCTCAACGTCCTGATGACCGCGGTGCTGACGGGGCTGATCTGGGTGCTGTTCACGTTCGTCTGGCCGCACCTCCTCTGGTGA
- a CDS encoding sulfurtransferase — protein sequence MSDSDYANDVLVSADWVEEHIEEFESDDPEYRLVEVDVDTEAYEESHAPGAVGFNWETQLQDQTQRDILEKGDFEDLLGSHGISEDSTVVLYGDNSNWFAAYAYWQFQYYGHDDVRLLDGGREYWVENDYPTTDEEPDFSAVEYEAGGPRESIRAYRDDVEKAIDRGVPLVDVRSPEEYSGEVLAPPGLQETAQRGGHIPGAKNISWAAVTNDDGTFKTAEELEELYAEEGIDGEGTTVAYCRIGERSSVAWFALHELLGYDDTVNYDGSWTEWGNLVDAPIETGE from the coding sequence ATGAGCGACAGCGACTACGCGAACGACGTGCTCGTCTCGGCCGACTGGGTCGAAGAGCACATCGAGGAGTTCGAGAGCGACGACCCCGAGTACCGACTCGTCGAGGTCGACGTCGACACGGAGGCCTACGAGGAGAGCCACGCGCCCGGCGCGGTCGGCTTCAACTGGGAGACACAGCTCCAGGACCAGACCCAGCGCGACATCCTCGAGAAGGGGGACTTCGAGGACCTGCTCGGCTCCCACGGCATCAGCGAGGACTCGACGGTCGTCCTGTACGGCGACAACTCCAACTGGTTCGCCGCCTACGCCTACTGGCAGTTCCAGTACTACGGCCACGACGACGTGCGCCTGCTCGACGGCGGCCGCGAGTACTGGGTCGAGAACGACTACCCGACGACCGACGAGGAGCCGGACTTCTCGGCCGTCGAGTACGAGGCCGGCGGCCCGCGCGAGTCCATCCGCGCGTACCGCGACGACGTCGAGAAGGCGATCGACCGCGGCGTGCCGCTCGTCGACGTCCGCTCGCCCGAGGAGTACAGCGGCGAGGTGCTCGCCCCGCCGGGACTCCAGGAGACCGCCCAGCGCGGCGGCCACATCCCGGGCGCGAAGAACATCTCGTGGGCGGCCGTGACGAACGACGACGGCACGTTCAAGACCGCCGAGGAGCTGGAAGAACTGTACGCCGAGGAGGGCATCGACGGCGAGGGCACGACCGTCGCGTACTGCCGCATCGGCGAGCGCTCCTCCGTCGCGTGGTTCGCGCTCCACGAACTGCTGGGCTACGACGACACCGTCAACTACGACGGCTCGTGGACCGAGTGGGGGAACCTCGTGGACGCGCCGATCGAAACCGGCGAGTAA
- a CDS encoding ArsR/SmtB family transcription factor — protein sequence MTMQPPSSEQSERTTETTGRSDATSGSDESTVDPATVLELIGDANTRAVLGAVAGQPRSAREIAEATDVSRVTAYRRLDRLEALGLVDSTTAFDENGHHHEQYRATCERVVVRLDADGLGVSVRTSPEGDEPGE from the coding sequence ATGACGATGCAACCGCCCTCCAGCGAGCAGTCCGAGCGTACGACGGAAACGACGGGCCGGAGCGACGCGACGTCCGGGTCCGACGAGTCGACAGTCGACCCGGCGACGGTGCTCGAACTGATCGGCGACGCGAACACCCGCGCGGTGCTGGGTGCGGTCGCCGGCCAGCCCAGGAGCGCCCGGGAGATAGCCGAGGCGACGGACGTCTCCAGGGTGACCGCGTACCGCCGGCTGGACCGCCTCGAAGCGCTGGGGCTGGTCGACTCGACGACGGCGTTCGACGAGAACGGCCACCACCACGAACAGTACCGGGCGACCTGTGAGCGCGTGGTCGTCCGGCTCGACGCGGACGGGCTCGGCGTCTCGGTCCGAACGTCGCCCGAGGGGGACGAACCCGGGGAGTAG
- a CDS encoding HFX_2341 family transcriptional regulator domain-containing protein, with product MSGDAALRTIEEVHVAPLGYEFDRIREPVLEYGADTLYLLGDPESERTAYHDRLESELADRGVTVHARTVDLDDVYDVLGEITTIADRYDDDIVRVNVSSGPKLAAVGAALACMATDASGYHVHPESGSHPVEETPRTEGMAVAEQLPSYPLETPTADQVQVLDYVESSTDAAYTPKKSDLIAFAEENDLAFMTRADPANEKAKFALLNNRIVDPLTEQGYLRIESVGRTKQVSLTDTGRNALRAFRHKLPESGG from the coding sequence ATGTCAGGTGACGCCGCCCTGCGGACGATAGAGGAGGTCCACGTCGCCCCCCTCGGGTACGAGTTCGACCGGATCAGGGAGCCGGTGCTGGAGTACGGTGCCGACACCCTCTACCTGCTCGGGGACCCGGAGTCCGAGCGGACGGCCTACCACGACCGGCTGGAGTCCGAACTCGCGGACCGCGGGGTGACCGTGCACGCCCGGACGGTCGACCTCGACGACGTGTACGACGTCCTGGGCGAGATCACGACGATCGCCGACCGGTACGACGACGACATCGTCAGGGTCAACGTGTCGAGCGGCCCGAAGCTCGCGGCGGTGGGGGCCGCGCTCGCGTGCATGGCGACCGACGCGAGCGGCTACCACGTCCACCCCGAGTCGGGGTCGCACCCGGTCGAGGAGACCCCCCGCACCGAGGGCATGGCGGTGGCGGAACAGCTCCCGTCGTACCCGCTCGAAACGCCGACGGCCGACCAAGTCCAGGTCCTCGACTACGTCGAGTCGTCGACCGACGCGGCGTACACGCCGAAGAAGAGCGACCTGATCGCCTTCGCCGAGGAGAACGACCTCGCGTTCATGACCCGGGCCGACCCCGCGAACGAGAAGGCCAAGTTCGCCCTGCTGAACAACCGCATCGTCGACCCGCTCACCGAGCAGGGGTACCTCCGGATCGAGTCCGTCGGCCGGACGAAGCAGGTGTCGCTGACCGACACCGGGCGGAACGCGCTGCGTGCGTTCCGGCACAAGCTCCCCGAGTCCGGCGGGTAG
- the feoB gene encoding ferrous iron transport protein B, translated as MGRETADGRDGAETVALVGCPNVGKSVAFGELADDYVDVSNYPGTTVETTVATLDGYRLVDTPGVYGISSFSEEEAVTRGIVLDDADAVVNVVDATQLERDLFLTLQLLDMGVPTVVAVNMLDEAEADGREVDVDALAEALGVPVVPTVAVDGRGIDEIRSRVGDARAPAETGVERWYSALPDDLSATRAERTLLVEADEPTAARVRDRGDVVADGGMPTVDDDLREDVYAHRRSRVGDVVSAVVDDGGAGRRWGDRISDLLIRPATGTPIAVGLLAVIYYVIGDLVAQRLVDFVEGAIFAERYNPAVTALVGEAVPVGPWARPFEHLLVNGNLGLLTVTVQYVVGVLLPLVTAFYLAIGLLEDAGILPRLAVLTDRGLDRIGLNGRAVVPLIVGVGCVTMAVITTRMVGSRRERLISTALLGLAIPCSAQLGIIMGLLAGLGIGWWFAYLGVLLFVLGVAGTVLDRTLPGQQEALVTELPRLRVPRVRNVVRKTAGRAGMFLREAVPLFGVTAVAVSALDYVGGIALVERGLAPLTGFLGLPQRFGRVLVLGLIRRDFAAAGMTDQALATAETFVGLVVITLFVPCILSMTMILKERDARTGLVMWVGSWVVAFAVGGAVAAALGVVG; from the coding sequence ATGGGCCGCGAAACCGCCGACGGACGGGACGGCGCGGAGACGGTCGCCCTCGTCGGCTGCCCGAACGTGGGCAAGAGCGTCGCGTTCGGCGAACTCGCCGACGACTACGTCGACGTCTCGAACTACCCCGGCACGACCGTCGAGACGACCGTCGCGACCCTCGACGGCTACCGGCTGGTCGACACGCCCGGCGTCTACGGGATCTCCTCTTTCTCCGAGGAGGAGGCCGTCACCCGCGGGATCGTGCTCGACGACGCCGACGCGGTCGTCAACGTCGTCGACGCCACGCAACTGGAGCGGGATCTCTTCCTGACGCTCCAGCTGCTCGACATGGGGGTGCCCACGGTCGTCGCGGTGAACATGCTCGACGAGGCCGAGGCCGACGGGCGCGAGGTCGACGTCGACGCGCTGGCGGAGGCGCTCGGCGTCCCCGTCGTGCCCACCGTCGCCGTCGACGGGCGCGGGATCGACGAGATCCGTTCGCGCGTCGGGGACGCCCGCGCGCCGGCCGAGACGGGGGTCGAGCGGTGGTACTCGGCGCTGCCGGACGACCTGTCGGCCACGCGGGCCGAGCGGACCCTCCTCGTCGAGGCGGACGAACCGACGGCCGCCCGCGTCCGGGACCGGGGCGACGTCGTCGCCGACGGGGGGATGCCGACCGTCGACGACGACCTCCGCGAGGACGTGTACGCCCACCGGCGCAGCCGCGTCGGCGACGTGGTGTCGGCGGTCGTGGACGACGGCGGCGCCGGCCGGCGCTGGGGCGACCGGATCAGCGACCTGCTGATCAGGCCCGCGACGGGCACGCCGATCGCGGTGGGGCTGCTCGCGGTCATCTACTACGTCATCGGCGACCTGGTGGCACAGCGGCTGGTGGACTTCGTCGAGGGGGCCATCTTCGCCGAGCGGTACAACCCCGCCGTCACGGCGCTGGTCGGGGAGGCGGTGCCGGTGGGGCCGTGGGCGCGCCCGTTCGAACACCTCCTCGTCAACGGGAACCTCGGGCTGCTCACGGTCACCGTCCAGTACGTCGTCGGCGTGTTGCTCCCGCTCGTGACGGCGTTTTACCTCGCCATCGGCCTCCTCGAGGACGCCGGTATCCTGCCGCGGCTGGCGGTGCTGACCGACCGGGGGCTCGACCGGATCGGCCTGAACGGCCGGGCCGTCGTGCCGCTCATCGTGGGCGTCGGCTGCGTGACGATGGCGGTGATCACCACCCGGATGGTCGGGTCGCGGCGCGAGCGGCTGATCTCGACGGCGCTGCTCGGCCTGGCGATCCCGTGTTCGGCCCAGCTCGGGATCATCATGGGGCTGCTCGCCGGCCTCGGGATCGGGTGGTGGTTCGCCTACCTCGGCGTGCTCCTGTTCGTCCTCGGCGTCGCCGGGACGGTGCTCGACAGGACGCTCCCGGGCCAGCAGGAGGCGCTCGTGACCGAACTGCCGCGGCTTCGGGTCCCCCGCGTCCGGAACGTCGTCCGGAAGACGGCCGGCCGGGCGGGGATGTTCCTCCGGGAGGCCGTCCCGCTGTTCGGCGTAACGGCCGTCGCCGTCTCCGCGCTCGACTACGTCGGCGGGATCGCGCTCGTCGAACGCGGGCTCGCGCCGCTGACCGGGTTCCTCGGCCTTCCCCAGCGGTTCGGCCGGGTGCTCGTGCTCGGGCTGATCCGCCGGGACTTCGCCGCGGCGGGGATGACCGACCAGGCGCTGGCCACGGCGGAGACGTTCGTCGGGCTGGTCGTCATCACGCTGTTCGTCCCCTGTATCCTCTCGATGACGATGATCCTCAAGGAACGCGACGCCCGGACCGGGCTGGTCATGTGGGTCGGCTCGTGGGTCGTCGCGTTCGCGGTCGGGGGCGCGGTCGCCGCGGCGCTGGGGGTGGTCGGGTGA
- a CDS encoding FeoA family protein, which translates to MTVPLAAVRRGETFAIETVPDAEVRAKLLRVGLLDGTVACRRRVRKGPVVIERGGTELALGSSLAAEIEVSRVD; encoded by the coding sequence ATGACGGTGCCGCTCGCGGCCGTCCGTCGCGGGGAAACGTTCGCCATCGAGACCGTCCCGGACGCCGAGGTCCGTGCGAAGCTGTTGCGGGTCGGGCTCCTCGACGGGACGGTGGCGTGTCGCCGCCGCGTCCGGAAGGGGCCGGTCGTCATCGAACGCGGGGGGACGGAACTGGCCCTCGGCTCGTCGCTCGCGGCCGAGATCGAGGTGTCGCGGGTCGACTGA